Sequence from the Paenibacillus tundrae genome:
CCACAACCGAATTGCACCAGATAACAAACCATATGTAGCAGTCGTTCCAGGCAGATCAACTTCAAAGAAAGGAATTGCTTGGAGCTTGGAATAGTCAATCGCCACATGGCCACTAACGATCAGTGATACCCCTCGAATAATACCGCCATCGTCTGCCCAATCGAAGCTATTTCCTAATGGAAGTGCAGTCTGACTATTCTCATTGTTGACAGAGACGACAATACGATTGTCTGCATTACAATGAATGTAGTCCGAGATATTGACGATAAACGAAGTGTATCCTGAATGTGTGTGCTCTCCTGCTCGTTTTCCATTTACCCATACCACTGCATCACGATATACCGCGTCAAACTGGAGTCGAAGCAGTTTACCCTCCCAATCTGTAGGTACGAACAAGTCATAGCTATACCAACCTGTGCCACGAAACTCGTCTAAGCCCTCGTGCACATTCCATGTATGGGGAATATTTACGCTCTCGCCTGAGGAAAGGCCTTGTTCATACCATTTTAGAGACAGCCCTTCATTCCTATGATCTGCCTGAAACAACCAAGAATCTTTTAATGGAACTATTATTCTCGCGCTCACTCTGATCCTCTCCCTACCATGTTGTTTAGTTCATGATATAAGAGTTACCGATCGATGACCATTGAATATCCTCTGAATGTCATGGACAATATTGTGGGCGAAATACGTTACGATATTTCAATATGCTTCAATCATGTGACTATAATGACTTCATCTATTTCAAATTTTTATATACCTCATCAGTTACTGGTTCTAACCAATCGGTCTGCCCTGGTGTAAGTGCCAAGTGCACAAACCAGCTATCACTTGTAGCACCATGCCAATGTTTAACGTTAGCTGGAATGTTAATAACATCGCCAGCTTTGAGTAATTGAGCTTCCTTACCTTCTTCCTGATACCAGCCCTCTCCATCCGTTACAATCAACACTTGTCCGTCGTGATGTGAGTGCCAGTTGTTACGGGCTCCTGGAGCAAATGTTACATTTCCTATAGCTGTATTAAGCGGATTGGGGTCTGTAAACACCATTTGCAAAAATGCGTCACCGACAAAATTCTTCTCTACTTTTTGGCCAAGGGGAAAGATGGCTCCGTGGCTTAAGTGTTCATTTTTCATCGTAAATCCCTGCTTTCATTTATTATTATTTCTCTGGAATGATTTCGTTAACACAGTTCAACGCATTGAGTGTTCTAGGGAAACCCATGTAAGGCAAACAATGAGTAATCGCGGTGATCATCGTTTCTTTATCATTACCAACATTCAAATTACCTTGAACATGGGCTTTGACTTGGCTGTCAGCACCACCTAGTGCGCTTAATATACAAAGTGTAAGTAGTTCTCTAGTTTTCAGATCAAGGCCTCCACGGGTATAGAAGTCACCAAAACAAAATGCAGAAAGATAATCCTGTATATGCTTCTGATTAACTGGGGCCTTTTCCCGATTTTTCTCAATAACATCACCAAAAATTTCTTTTTGCACACACAATCCTTTGTCCAGACGCTCTTCTTCCAGAACACGTTTTTGACTTTCGAGAGGAAGTTCAATATTTCTCTCTTGGAAAACAGTATTCGTTTCCGATATCGCATTTAAAGTTTTGGGGAACCCCAGGTACGGTGCACATTGGTATATAGCTTCTCTGATCTCTACAGGAGTAAGTCCTACATTGAGCGCAGCATGAGCATGTGACCTGAGTTGGGGTAAGGTTTGATTCGTTGTAAGTACAACCAGCGTAATAAGCTCACGTAACTTGACATCAAGCTGACCTTCATCAAAAACTTCACCAAAAATGAAGCGGCTAAGTATGTCCTGAAAGTCAGGATCAGTAGCATAGGTGGAGGGAGTTCCCTCACCAAACAACTTTTTAACCGTTTCTTGACTCACGTCGATTCGACTCATATTCAGTAATCCTCCTGTTCCAGTCCGCTCTATAAAATGAACGTTA
This genomic interval carries:
- a CDS encoding cupin domain-containing protein; this translates as MKNEHLSHGAIFPLGQKVEKNFVGDAFLQMVFTDPNPLNTAIGNVTFAPGARNNWHSHHDGQVLIVTDGEGWYQEEGKEAQLLKAGDVINIPANVKHWHGATSDSWFVHLALTPGQTDWLEPVTDEVYKNLK
- a CDS encoding carboxymuconolactone decarboxylase family protein is translated as MSRIDVSQETVKKLFGEGTPSTYATDPDFQDILSRFIFGEVFDEGQLDVKLRELITLVVLTTNQTLPQLRSHAHAALNVGLTPVEIREAIYQCAPYLGFPKTLNAISETNTVFQERNIELPLESQKRVLEEERLDKGLCVQKEIFGDVIEKNREKAPVNQKHIQDYLSAFCFGDFYTRGGLDLKTRELLTLCILSALGGADSQVKAHVQGNLNVGNDKETMITAITHCLPYMGFPRTLNALNCVNEIIPEK